Below is a genomic region from Leptolyngbya boryana PCC 6306.
TGGGCCGAAACACAGACAGAGCGATGTACTCAATTGCTGTTTGTCGATATTGGTCACGGGTTTATTCATCCGTATCTGAAGCGTCGTTTAATCGATCGTGGCATTCCAGAACATGAACTTGCCTTTGCTCAAGATGCAACTACTGACGAGCAGAAAGCTCAACTGTTTCGCCAAGTGCGCCAAGGCGATGTCCGAATTCTCTGTGGCAGTACGCCGACAATCGGAGTCGGAACTCAAATTCCAGACCGCCTCAAGGTGCTGCGGCATTTGGATTGTCCACTTCGTCCGACTGATCGCTGGCAGCGTGACGGACGCATTCTCCGACCCGGCAATATGCACTCAGAGGTCGAAATCGTTTCCTATGTCACGACAGGCAAGCCTTACCAGAACGAAGAGAATAAGCAAATTCAAGGACTTTCACCGGATTCATACCTTTATGAAGTCAATGTCCGCAAAGCTCGGTTTATCAAGGAAGGACTGTATCAAACTGATGAAACTGTAAGAACGATCGAGGACATTGACGAAACGACGCTCGATTTTAGCTTGCTCATGGCGACGGCAACCGGAGATCGACGATTGTTAGAAAAAGTAGAGTTGGATAACCAAATCCAAAAACTATTGATTGAGGAGCAAGATTGGCAAGGAACACAAATTGCGATCGCTCAACAACTCGATCAACTCCCTCACCAAATCGCGAGCGTTCAACAGGCTCTCAACGCCTACCAGCACGATGCACAAACACTGATTCCAACACAAGGAGAAGCCTTTCAACTGATGCTCAATGGTTCTCAAATTCCCTACACCACACGAAGTGAAGCGGCTCAAGCCCTACACGATATTGCAGCCGATTTGACCCAAAGTAGACGTGCTGCTAAACGAGCGATCGGCTCTTTTGCTGGATTTGAATTATGGATCGAGCATGAACCTATCTTTCAGTCTACTATCCTACGCTTACAAGGAGAACGCAGCTATGAAACGGAAGTTCGAGAAACCGCCAAAGGAACACTTCAAGCATTAGAACATTGTCCTGACCAAATCACAAGAGCAATTCAAACCTGTCATCAAACTCTACAGATGCTAACCGCAGAACTTGAACAAATTCATCCGCTCTTTGGACAATCCTTTGAGAAAGCGGACGTTCTCAAAGCTGCACTGGAACGGCAAGAGCAAATGAATGAAGCTCTGGGGCTGATGACCGAAGCTCAGATGGATGCAGTTGCTCTGGCTGCTTAGTTTACTCCCACATCCATGTCCTATTTTGGCGATCGCTACAGTCCTAATCCTGGTATCAATGACACGATCATATGGCTCCTCGATCACGGTTATCCGCCGCTCCCGATCGCGCCCTATCACGACCCGCACCAATACCCAAAGCTGCCAATTATTCCAAACACTGAACCACTCCCCCGGTTTACTGGGAAAAATCCTTCCTATCTCAATTTCAATGGCTATCCATCCCTCATCAAACATCAGGACTTTCAGCATCGCCTCCCCAGTTCCAGCGAAATCAAGCGCTGGTTTTGCGATCGGAGAACGGGAATCGCCACGATGGGAGGATGGAATAACACCGTTTGGCTTGATTTCGACGTGCATCGGTTTCAATCGATCGAAGACTGTCGAACAATTCTAGAAGCCTATCTAGAGTTTGCACCCTGTCTCAAATTGACCTTCATCGAAATCAGCCAGAGTCAGGGTTGGCATGTTGGAGTGCGCTGCAATCCATTGCCCGTTTTTTCTAACTTTGCTTTTCAACCCAAAAGCTTTCAAGCTGGTGAGATAATTGGTGAAGGAAAAATCATTGTATTAGCACCAACTCAAGGAAAAAATGGGCAATATCAATCGATTCAGCGAGTCATGCCGATTCAAATCGAATCACTTGATAGCATTAGCATCTTTGCTCGAACTCGGACAACGCAAACACTACGGGCGATCGAGCCTTTGAATATCTTTTCATCATTAACTGATCATCCCATTGCGATCGAACACCTAATTTGCCAGCGAGTGAAATTTCTACTTCAACAATTGAACGAAATTCCAGTTGGGCAAAGAAGCGATGTTCTCTGCTCGATCACACGAGAAGTTTTCGGCTGGGAGAACTGGCTGCAAAACTATCCCTACCGTTTAGCTCCATCGGCTGACACATTCTGTCAGATCGTAGGACAGCGATTAGAGCTAGATGCAGCGAGGATTCAGCGCATTCTCAATAGTCACTCTCACAGTGTTTCGATTCGGTATTCCATGCCTGCCATTTACCGCTATCTCGGTGAGGCAGGTTGCGATCGACAAGTTCAAAAAGCTGTTCGTTTTTCACACTCATCTTATTTCAAGGAAAGCTCTCATGACTCAAACCACAAAGCGTAAATCAACTAAATCAACGACGGCTAAAACCAAGCCAGTAGAAGTAGAAGCACCTATTGTTGAAGCGCAACCAGCAATCCCCGAAGGGCGATTAGCAACCGTGCAACAAGCAACGCTTTCAGAACTAACTCAGTTGGTTGTTAAAGCTGTCCCTTCTCAAGGAACGAATCCAGAACTCAAGTACTTGGTCATCGAAGCTTGTGCCGACACTCAGCAGCTTTTTCTACAAGGATTTGATCTGAAGATTGGAATGCGCGTTTGTCTACCTACGAATGTCGCACAATCGGGTAAGTTACTCGTTCCGCCATTACAGTTTTCCAGTCTGATCGAGAAAATGCCAAAGACTGCGATCACGCTGGAAGTCGCGCCTGGGGTGACTCAACTTCGATTACTGAGCGCGATCGCGCACAGCGAAATTCCTGCTAAACCCGCGACTCATTATCCAAAGCTGCCTGAACCCGATGGCACCATTGAGCTTTACGAACTGAATGCGAGAGAATTTCAACGATCGATTCGAGCGATCTCAATGTGCGCTTCCAAAGATGAAAGCCAAACACCCCATCACGGCGTTCAAATTCAACTATGGAAACAGTCTGAACAAATTTGTTTCAGCTTGTGTGCGGCAGATGGTCACGTTTTGGGACTGTATCAAACGACTACACTAGAACAAGAAACACCAGACTTTAATTGCATTGTTCGAGCCGATGCCCTAACGAAACTCTCTGAACTTTTAGATCTCAATGTCAGCGAAACAGTCGCGATCGAGCTTGAAAAATCCAAGCAAGCGCCAACCTCAATCGTTCGCTTTCGCTACGGTGAGAATAACGCGCATCACAGCCTGACTGTTCGAGTGTTAGAAGGAAATTTTTCAAACTATCGCAATATTTTGAGCAATCTGAGACAGCAAGTGCAAACCACCGTCACGATTGATCAAAGCCAGATCATTAGCTGTTTAGACCGCCATCTAGTTATGGTTACGAGCATTAATACAAGAGTGGTTAAATTTACGGCAACTTCAACCGGACTTGATACAGAAAGCAAATCTGCAAGCGGTGGGCACTGCGAATCAATCTCTGGGCAAATCAATGGAGCTTCTTTGACCACACACCTTAATGCAGCTAACCTTCAGCGAGTGATCCAAAAACTCAACCATACCGAAGCCAAGCTCCACATCATTGCTGAAAAGTCACCGCTTCTGATTGCTGCACCTGAGAGTGCTGCTGACCAACCCAGGTTGACTTTTCTACTGATGCCCGTCGAAATCTAGTAACTGTCCTATGACTCCTAACTTCAGTTCGATTCGAGATTATTTGAATCAAATGGGTCAATACCCCCTACTGACAGAAGACGAAGAGCAAGAATACGGCACTCAAATTCAGCAGATGATGACAATCCTCACTCGAAAGCAAGCTCTCGTTCAATCACTCGATCGCGAACCAACGCTGAATGAATTATCTCAGGCACTGCAAATCTCTACTACTGAGATTCAAGCAATTCTGCGAAAGGGCAATCGTGCTAAATCGAAAATGATCCAGCACAACTTACGCCTTGTAGTGTCAGTCATTAAAAAACGCCGCTTGCATTACAGCACAGAAGATTTTTTAGACTTAATGCAAGCTGGCAGAATTGGACTCGATCGTGCAGCTGAAAAGTTTGATCCAAAACTGGGCTACAAATTCTCAACCTATGCGGTCTGGTGGGTGCGGCAATTTATTGCGCGTGAGGTGATGGACAACGGGCGTTCTGTTCGTATTCCGGTTCACCTCTATGAAAAGTGGCATCGGATGCACAAGGTTCATCGACAGCTAACAATTCGCCTTAGTCGTAGCCCAACGCGAGAAGAACTCGCCGCTGAACTCGAAGTGTCGATCGAGCAATTAACCAAGCTACAGGAGACGTTTCAATCGATTGATTCTCTCGATCGTCCCATTAATTCTGATTCGGATGATCCATTAATCAATTTCATTGATGAGCAAATCGACACGTCAGCCTATGAAACACCAATAGAATCTGTTGATCGAATGCTTCTGCGCGACTCGATCGAACAAGCACTGGAAGGCTTAACCCAAAAGCAGCAAACTGTAATACGACTAAGGCTTGGGCTAGATAGCGATCCGATGACACTTGAGCAGATTGGGCAAATTCTCAATCTAACTCGTGAGCGCATTCGTCAAATTGAAGCTAAAGCTAAAAAAATTCTCCAGCGTAATCCAAACCTTCAACAGTACTTTCTCAATAAATAGCTTTCTCAATGCCTATGACTTCTTCAACAGATGATTCAATTTCGCCGACTGAGCCAGATGTGAATGGCTCAGATTCGAGAGAACTAACTACTTCAACCGAGCCTGAAAATGCTGATTCTCTGCCCTCACTGCTATTTCTTACCTTCACACTCTTGCCTGATGATCAAGATCCAAATGGGCGACTCATTCTGCCTGGAATTCACAGTCCTGATGAAGTGGCTCACTTGCTTCCAATGTTTCGAGAAAACCAATTGGATGAGGTGCGATCGCATCTTCCAACTTGGATTTCTGAATACGGACAAGTTCTTGCTCAACGCCAAATCGATCGAGCAAACGCCGAAGCTGCTAAACCCAAGCTAGACCCAACTGCAAAACAGAAATCCTCGTCCTTCAACCAACGCCCTGAGCATATAGAATCGAGCAAAAAGCTAACCCCAGCCAAGGAAGTGAAAGGGACACAGCGCAGTTTATTTGACTTACCATCATGACGACACCAAACGAATCTACAGAGCCAACAATTTCAGTGTTCTACGATGGCGATCGTTCAGCGATTCAACTTCCAGCCGCGATCGCGAACAATGACGAAGCTCTCAAAAGCACCCTCAGCGCCTATGGAATTGCCAGCGCCCGAACTGCTAAAGTTCAACGAAACGAAGATGGCACAATTACTTTGATCAAGCAGGCTGGACAAAATGGAGCGTCACTTGCTGCAATTCGGCAAATTTTGGAAGAGGCTCCTGCTCATCAAAATCCAGCGATCGCACTTTATCTGCAACTCCGCTATCAAAACTGGCAAAATGCTCTCACTCCGGAGTGTTTACTCATGATGCAAGAAAACATTCGCCAAGCCATGCACGAGGGCGAGATCGAGCAAAGAACGATTCAAACTGCATTGAGTCAACTCGATCGCAGAACGCCCTTACCTCTATCTCGACCCTTCTCTGGCTTTTAAGCGATGTCTTACCCGCCTCCCACAGTTCAAACCGTTCTTCCCATTTTGCCAATTCCGTCACTTTATGGGCATGAACTGGATTGGCTCAGAGCAATGGTTGTTGATCCAGACATTGCTCTAAGCTATTTAGAAACGGCTGAGTTACACCTCAAGCTGCGTTTTCTCTATCAGCATTTCTTCCCATTTGAATTTCGTCTGAGTACTGCAAGGCGTTACTGGGAGTCTGAGCAGCACAGTGAGGAAGAACTGGAGTTTTTTGCATTGATTCACGATCGACTTTTTTACCTACCTGTTGATGGTGATGAAGGTCTATGTACTGGCATTCCGATCTACTCAATCACGCCTGACTATTGGTACGACGAGTATGAATGGGAGGAGCTTGATATCCTAGAAAAACTCTTGCTAGGACTGTCCGAGCAGGTCGAGTGGGACATGGTTGAGCAAACATTTTTCGCAGTTCCGCTTTTGGCTCCGATCTCACCGAGCCAAATTGACTGGCAAAAATTCAAGCTCAATTGTGAATCAATGCCCGAGCCACTAAACTATTTTCACCTTGCAGTTCAGATGTTTGATCGCGATACTAACAATCCATTCATTGACAATCACGATTATGAATATGTCGATTTTTGGACGTGGAGTGTAGAAGCGATCGAGGAGCTAACTTATTACTATCGTAGAGCAATTCAGGCTCAGCAACACGTTCAAGTTTTAGTCGATTGGCTCACAGAGCGCCCTGCTCGGCTGATTCAACTGTTAGAACTTTGGAACCAGTCAGCAAAATCAATTCCGGCAGTTCCCAATATCAAAATTATGACCGCATCAGAGCTAAATCAGAATTGGTCAATTAGGCATGAATTTAGATGATTACCTCCAAATAGCAATATGACCATTTCATCCAATCTAATTCCTGAATTACTAGCTGATGCCCCGCGTCCGCTTATCAATGCTCAGGCAGAAATCATCTTTGCTGAGGATCAACTGCTTTATCATTATCGCGGCAAGAAAGGCGAACATCAGTATAAAGTGATCAGCCCATCAGCCGTTAAGCTTGCATTTGATCATCAAGAAGAAGATAGCGGTTGGCTTTCATCCAATGTTGTGCGACTTGGAAAAATGGGCGATCGACACTGGCTGATTCAAGTGCATCCACCTCAACGCTACACACTAACCCTGCTCCTGGATTCTCAATTTCGTCCTGTCGTTCAAGAGCGTGTTACCTTGACAATACCGCTACCTGGATTCGTTTTGTTTGCGATCGAGGCTCAAGTCTACCTTTGGGCGATCAAACAGAGCTTTGAACCCACGATTTCACTTTATCAGCCTCCACTCCCGAATGCAGCAAGTAACGGACTGCTGTGTTTTGGGCAGAATGAAAAACCGTTCGCAAATTCTCAAACGATTGATCGAATTTGGCAAACGTGGTGGGAGGGACTTTTCAACAGCCATCAAACAAACGGTAAATCAAAGCAATCTGAAGATATTCGATGGCAGTTGTGGAAGATCGCGAACTCAACGAAACGGAAATATCCCCTGAATGATCTATGCCCTTGCACTTGGAAAACTTGTGACGAGGCTTGTCACGCTATTTTGAATCACTCACCCCATTCTTGGCAACTATGACTCACTCACTGATCGGCTATCACTTTATTCATCAAGATAGCTTACCTCAACACTATGGCAGCATTCGAGATTACCTAATTGCAGGCAACGGTATTTTTATCCGTGCTGAACGACCTGACTTCAGCGCAATCATTCTAGTTCAATCGCTCTTGATTCCAGGGCTGAAATCAATCGCACCACGCCTTACGCTTCGTCGTCCTCGGATTAGTGCGAATTTAGTTACTCAAATGATTGGAATTGCAAACTCTCCTCGCCCCTTCGTCGAAACGCTATTCTATTTTCATTGGAGCCAGGATGAATGGAAATTAACTGTACCGTCTCAGATACAGACTCGCAATTCAGTTCAGCCAATTCTCTCTGAAGCATCCGACAATGATTATCAGACAGCGACGATCGAGGTTCATAGCCATCCGCCAAATGCAACGACCTTTTCAGCCGATGACACTCAAATCGCGACAGGCTTTCGGATTTTTGCCATCTTAGCGGACGTGGATACAGTTCCCAAGTTGATTACTCGTGTTGGCATTGATGGAATGTTTTGGTCAATTCCAGCGCATTGGGTTTTCGAGGTTTCAGAGTTTTAGGTAACGCTCATGCACATTATCAACACTGACTATCTAGAAGCTAAACCGATTTGGCTTGGCGAATTTGACCGAGTATTACTGGTTCTCATTGGATGCGGTGGCAATGGCTCATACATGGCAGAAACGATCGCCAGGTTTTGCCGATTACTAACACAGCAAGGAAAACGCGCTCAAGCTTTATTCATTGATCCACAGTCCGTTGAAATCAAGAACATTCCCAGACAGCGGTTTAGTGATGCGGAAATTGGACTCAACAAGGCTCAAGTTTTAGCGGCTCGTTATTCGTTGCTGTGGGGAGTGGAAATTCTTGCTTATCCAACACTTTTCAATGCTGACCTACTCCAAGGATATTATAACTGGCTGATTTTCCTGATTGGCTGTGTGGACGACGGACCTGCTCGAAGTGAGATCGCACAATCTCTAAATCAAAACTCTTCCTCTGATTTGCCGAAACGCTGGTGGCTAGATTTAGGTAATCATCGAGAATCCGGGCAAATCTTACTAGGCAGCGCTCCTACACCAAATCATCTGAGATGGGCATTTCAAACCCCTTCGCACTGTCTTACACTGCCATCTCCAGCTCTGGTACATCCTGAGATCCTTCTGCCTAGACCAGAGCAGCTAACCCATGCACCAATGAGTTGCGCGGAGATTGCCATACTGAATGCTCAATCTCAATCGGTTAACGGAATGTGTGCCGCGATCGCATCTGACTACCTCAATCGACTGTTATTTGGACAGTTAAAGAAATGGGCAACGTATTTTGATTTGGAGACAGGAACCACTCAAACTCGGTATAACTCCCCGCAAACGATCGCGCAGTTTATGAATCGGTGAACCATGCCAGGTTACTACTTTTATGGCAATGATGAGTTTGCAATCGAGCAAGCCATCTATACGCTCAAACAGTCGCTCAATATTAATTCTCTCAATAGTTCTATTGTCCGAGAGTCAAAAGATCGTGAGTTACGCCAAGCGCTCGAAACTGCGTTGACTCTACCATTCGGGTCTGGAGATCGTTTTATTTGGGTGCGAAACTTCCCTGCCATTGCATTCGGTCACGCGCTCTACCCGTTGCTCAAAGGAGTCTTAGCCGCTCCGCTAAGCACAACACATCTGATCTTCAGCAGTTCTGATGCACCAACTCAATTATTCAAGCAATGCACCCAGATCCGAAAGTTCGATCGCCTCCCACCCTGGCAAACTGACCAGATTCATAAATGGATTCAAACTACTGCAATCCAATTCGGTTTAAGGCTTCGTTCAGATACGATTCAAGTTCTTCAGCAAGCGATCGGGAACGATTCTCGCGCTTTACACCATGCGCTCGAAACGCTCGTTCTTTACAGCAACGGCGATGACACTCAGCTAATCCCGGCTGTCGTTGGAAACTTAATCACTTCAACGACAGCAACCGCGCTTGATCTTGCTCAAGCCCTGCTGGAGAGCAATCGAGAAAAAGCTTTGCGACTATTGGCGCAATTGATGACCCTGAATGAACCTGTTCTCAAAATCATTCGGACGTTAGCAAGTCGATTTCGACTGTGGCTTTGTGTGCGATCGCTGATCGAAGCAGGACAACATAACAATGCTCAGATCGCCCAAATCGCCGAGATTCGCAATCCTAATCAAGTCTACTTTTTGCGCCAAATGCTGGGAAGTACATCAACCGATCGTTTATGTAATTGTCTGAATGCAATTTTGCATACAGAGTTTGAAATTAAATCAAGTTCGAGCAGTTCATCAAATGTGCTGCACTTGCTTGTATTTGAAATTTGTGATCAACCCTAGGCAATCCCTTCAAAATGCTTCTGAAGATAGAGGAATAAGGTTTTAGAAATTTTTTCAATAAAAGAATCACTCACGAGTACAATAGCTT
It encodes:
- a CDS encoding sigma-70 family RNA polymerase sigma factor — its product is MTPNFSSIRDYLNQMGQYPLLTEDEEQEYGTQIQQMMTILTRKQALVQSLDREPTLNELSQALQISTTEIQAILRKGNRAKSKMIQHNLRLVVSVIKKRRLHYSTEDFLDLMQAGRIGLDRAAEKFDPKLGYKFSTYAVWWVRQFIAREVMDNGRSVRIPVHLYEKWHRMHKVHRQLTIRLSRSPTREELAAELEVSIEQLTKLQETFQSIDSLDRPINSDSDDPLINFIDEQIDTSAYETPIESVDRMLLRDSIEQALEGLTQKQQTVIRLRLGLDSDPMTLEQIGQILNLTRERIRQIEAKAKKILQRNPNLQQYFLNK
- the holA gene encoding DNA polymerase III subunit delta — protein: MPGYYFYGNDEFAIEQAIYTLKQSLNINSLNSSIVRESKDRELRQALETALTLPFGSGDRFIWVRNFPAIAFGHALYPLLKGVLAAPLSTTHLIFSSSDAPTQLFKQCTQIRKFDRLPPWQTDQIHKWIQTTAIQFGLRLRSDTIQVLQQAIGNDSRALHHALETLVLYSNGDDTQLIPAVVGNLITSTTATALDLAQALLESNREKALRLLAQLMTLNEPVLKIIRTLASRFRLWLCVRSLIEAGQHNNAQIAQIAEIRNPNQVYFLRQMLGSTSTDRLCNCLNAILHTEFEIKSSSSSSSNVLHLLVFEICDQP
- a CDS encoding beta clamp domain-containing protein; protein product: MTQTTKRKSTKSTTAKTKPVEVEAPIVEAQPAIPEGRLATVQQATLSELTQLVVKAVPSQGTNPELKYLVIEACADTQQLFLQGFDLKIGMRVCLPTNVAQSGKLLVPPLQFSSLIEKMPKTAITLEVAPGVTQLRLLSAIAHSEIPAKPATHYPKLPEPDGTIELYELNAREFQRSIRAISMCASKDESQTPHHGVQIQLWKQSEQICFSLCAADGHVLGLYQTTTLEQETPDFNCIVRADALTKLSELLDLNVSETVAIELEKSKQAPTSIVRFRYGENNAHHSLTVRVLEGNFSNYRNILSNLRQQVQTTVTIDQSQIISCLDRHLVMVTSINTRVVKFTATSTGLDTESKSASGGHCESISGQINGASLTTHLNAANLQRVIQKLNHTEAKLHIIAEKSPLLIAAPESAADQPRLTFLLMPVEI
- a CDS encoding bifunctional DNA primase/polymerase, whose protein sequence is MSYFGDRYSPNPGINDTIIWLLDHGYPPLPIAPYHDPHQYPKLPIIPNTEPLPRFTGKNPSYLNFNGYPSLIKHQDFQHRLPSSSEIKRWFCDRRTGIATMGGWNNTVWLDFDVHRFQSIEDCRTILEAYLEFAPCLKLTFIEISQSQGWHVGVRCNPLPVFSNFAFQPKSFQAGEIIGEGKIIVLAPTQGKNGQYQSIQRVMPIQIESLDSISIFARTRTTQTLRAIEPLNIFSSLTDHPIAIEHLICQRVKFLLQQLNEIPVGQRSDVLCSITREVFGWENWLQNYPYRLAPSADTFCQIVGQRLELDAARIQRILNSHSHSVSIRYSMPAIYRYLGEAGCDRQVQKAVRFSHSSYFKESSHDSNHKA
- a CDS encoding ThiF family adenylyltransferase, with the translated sequence MHIINTDYLEAKPIWLGEFDRVLLVLIGCGGNGSYMAETIARFCRLLTQQGKRAQALFIDPQSVEIKNIPRQRFSDAEIGLNKAQVLAARYSLLWGVEILAYPTLFNADLLQGYYNWLIFLIGCVDDGPARSEIAQSLNQNSSSDLPKRWWLDLGNHRESGQILLGSAPTPNHLRWAFQTPSHCLTLPSPALVHPEILLPRPEQLTHAPMSCAEIAILNAQSQSVNGMCAAIASDYLNRLLFGQLKKWATYFDLETGTTQTRYNSPQTIAQFMNR